The Candidatus Binataceae bacterium genome contains the following window.
CCTGATTGCGGTCGGCGAATTTCGTATGTGCAATCAGGGCGGTCGCGACGCACCATACCGCCAGCACCAGCCCGACTGGACGGGTGAATAGCCCCAGCAGGATCGCCAACCCGCCGCCTAATTCGACGACGACGGCTAGTATCCACCCGAACTTCACCATCGGCAGATGATGACTGGCGAGCATGGCCTGCGTCGCCGCCGGCGCAAGCAATTTGCCCCAGCCGCCGTGGATGAAGAGCAGGCTCATCGCGACTCGGCCGAGCAGTGCGGCAGCGTTTTCGGTTCGGGGCATCGCCCCCCCAAGCAAACTGAGTGACGCCCTGGTATCTTATTGATCTCGCGCCTTCAAGCCTCAGATAGGGTGCAGAAAATCGAGAGAGCCCGCTGCCGAGTTGCACGACCTGAATTCCCTCATTCCAGAAACAGGCGCCGCTCATGAAAACGCCCTAC
Protein-coding sequences here:
- a CDS encoding DoxX family protein, with the translated sequence MPRTENAAALLGRVAMSLLFIHGGWGKLLAPAATQAMLASHHLPMVKFGWILAVVVELGGGLAILLGLFTRPVGLVLAVWCVATALIAHTKFADRNQ